The sequence CCCGGAGACGGCATCACCTCCCGGAGACGGCAGTCCTACCGTCCTCCGTCTTTTGTTCTCCGTCCTCTGCCCTACCGTCCCACCGTTTCACCGGCACGGCGGCGTAGCGGGCGATCGTCCACAGGATTTTGGCCGACGCCTTCGCGGTGCCCGCGAGCGTGCCGGTAATCTTCGAGACGCCGATCCGGCGGCGGTACGAGACGGGCACCTCGGCGCAGCGGAGCCCGGCGCGGACAGCCTTGATCTGCATCTCGACGGTCCAGCCGTAGGTCGTGTCCTGCATCCCGAGGGCGAGGAGGTCGGCGAAGCGGATGGCGCGGAAGGGGCCGAGGTCGGTGAAGCGCGCGCCCCAGATCCAGCGCATGAGCGTGCACGCGATCCGGTTGCCGACGAGCGCCTGCGGCAGCATCGCGCCGGGCTCGCGCACGCCCGTCATCCGGGAGCCGACGACGAAGTCGGCCGCGCCGCGCCGGATCGGGCCGAGGAGGCGGGTCATCTCGTCCGGGTGGTCGGAGTAGTCGCCGTCGAGGAAGACGACCACGTCCGGCTGCCGGGTCGTGGCGTAGGCGATCCCGCACAGGCAGGCCGAGCCGTAGCCTCGTCGCTCCTCGCGGAGGACCGTCGCCCCGGCGGCGCGGGCGTTGTCCTCGGTCTCGTCCGTCGAGGCGTTGTTGACGACCACGACCTCGTCGACGGCGTCGGGAATGTCGCCGATGACACGGCCGATGGAGCGGGCTTCGTTGAAGGCCGGGATGATGACGAGCGTGTGCACGAGCGCAGGGCAGGGTGAGGCCGGAAGCTACCGCCCGCCGCACGTACCGTCCATCACGCTGCCGTCACTTCGCCCCTTGGGCATCGACGAAGCCGAGGGCCTCGACGATCCCAGGCGCGAGCGTCCAGCGGCTCGTGAACCGCGCCGCCGCGCCGACGAGTCCCAGCCCGCCCGTGACCGGGGCAGCCCGTCCGTCTACCACGTCGTAGGCGATCTCCAGCGCGAGCAACTCGACCTCGGCGCCGGGCTCGAAGCTCGACAGGACGGTGCCGGCGTCGCGGGAGAGGCTGAGGAGCACGCCGAAGCCGGCGTCCACGGGCTCGGCGGTGTCGTAGGCCACGTCGAACCGGCGTGGCTCTGCGCCCTCGGCCCGCACGGTGTACGTGACCGCAATCGCACCCGGCACCTCGGCGGTCTCGATTCTCAGCACCTGCGACACGACCTCGTTGAACACGTCGGGGTCGTCCGGGCGCAGCGCGGGCTCGGACGGGAGGCGGACCTCGGCCGTCGTCGCTGCGCCGCCGGTGCGCCGGACGGCTTCGATCCGGTAGGCGCGCCCGGCGACGGGCTGGAAGTCGGCGACGAACACGGTGCCGGAGGCCCCCTCGCCGGGCAGGGCGAGCGAGTCGCGCCAGGCGAGGGTCGCGCCCGTCGTGAGGTCGGTCGAGGTCACGCGGGCGTCGTCGGTGCTCCCGCCCTCAGCCCGCGCCGTGATGAGCTGGAGGCGGACGAACTGCGTACCCGCCCGGGCATCGAGGAACCCGTAGAGCGCGAACGTCTGGTCCGACTCTACGAACGGATCGAACGCGTCGGAGCACCCGACGAGAGGAGAGAGGAGAGCGACCAAGAAGAGAAGGAAGGAGAAGCGAAAGCGGGCAAGCATAGCTCGACCCCGGCCCTCGGTGTCTTCCATCCTTCCGCTCTTCCGGTCTTCCATGCTTGGCATCCTCACTCAAACGCCACGCGGAGGCCGACCGACGGGATCAGCGGGAACTGGTCGACGCGGTCTGCGCGGAGGGCGTCGTAGTAGAAGAAGTTGGCGCGGTCGGTCGTGTTGATGACGCTAGCCTGGAGTGTGAGCAGGGCCGGGCCGAGGTCGAAGTCGCGCTCGGCGGACACGTCGAGGCGGTGGTACGACGGGGTCAGCCCGCGGAACGGGACAGCCTCGGGGATAACTGCCGGGGTGCCTTCAGCAGTCAGGAACTCGCCAGCGGGGTCGGGCGCGCCGAGGTCGTCGAAGACGCCGACGAGGCGGGTGAACGGGCGGCCCGAGGCGAGTTGCCAGCGCGCGGCTAGGCGCCACGGCCCGCGCTCGAAGGTGCCGACAAGGTTGAGCCGGTGGCGGCGGTCGTGCGGCGGCCGGTACGCCTCGCGTGCGTTGCGGTAGGTCGAGGCCGAGTAGCCGTAGGTGGCGAGGAGCGTGAGTGGGCGGCGGCCCCACTCGGCGCGGAGGTCGACGCCGAACACCTCGCCGTTGGAGCGGACGAGGCCGCGGTCGGCCAGCAGCACCTGCATCGCGTCGAGCTGCTTGGCGTAGCCCTC is a genomic window of Bacteroidota bacterium containing:
- a CDS encoding glycosyltransferase family 2 protein, whose product is MHTLVIIPAFNEARSIGRVIGDIPDAVDEVVVVNNASTDETEDNARAAGATVLREERRGYGSACLCGIAYATTRQPDVVVFLDGDYSDHPDEMTRLLGPIRRGAADFVVGSRMTGVREPGAMLPQALVGNRIACTLMRWIWGARFTDLGPFRAIRFADLLALGMQDTTYGWTVEMQIKAVRAGLRCAEVPVSYRRRIGVSKITGTLAGTAKASAKILWTIARYAAVPVKRWDGRAEDGEQKTEDGRTAVSGR